A stretch of DNA from Basfia succiniciproducens:
ACGCAATTATTCCATGGTGCGGTAAAAGCGATTCCGAAAGGTCAATGGGAAAGCTGTGCCGCATTGGGTTTAAGCCGTTTGCAGACGTTGAAGATTCTGATCCCTTATGCCTTAAAACGCGCATTGCCTTCTTACAGCAATGAAATTATTCTAGTATTTAAAGGCACTTCTTTAGCGTCAACCATCACAATTATGGATATTATGGGTTATGCAAGACAGCTTTACGGTACGGAATATGACGCTATTACGATTTATGGTATTGCCGGCGTTATTTATTTGGTTATTACTGGTTTAATGACCTTATTGCTGCGTAAATTAGAGCATAAAGTCCTTGCGTTTGAACGTTTGGAAGTGGAAAAAGCATAAAAAATCGGCTAAAACCGACCGCACTTTTGATTTAAACCCTAGAACGATCCGCACTTAAAAGTCAGGCATTAAGCCGACCGATTAAGGTGCGGATTTTTTTATTGGTTTTTCTTATTAAAGAAATAGATTTTTTAATCGGCAAAGCCCCTACTTTTTATAGGATAATTTAAACTCCCGTTTCACTATTTGGAGTTAATTCTATGAAAAAATATTTTTTATCCGCCATAGCGATCGCCGGTTTGGGCTATTTATCAATGGTAGGCTACGCCCACTTTTTTGATAAATCCCAATCGGAAAAACTGTATGCCGCAACGGAGGTTCCACAACAATTCAAACCCGTTGCTAAAGTGATGTTTGACAATGGTTGTCAATATTGCCATTCGCCGAGTGCCGATATTCCCGGTTACGCGAATTTCCCGATTGCCAAACAGTTAATGGAGCAAGATATTGCCCAAGGTTTGCGCAGTTTCCGTTTGGATCGGATGTTTGAAGGCATGAAGGACCCAAGCAAACTTTCCGAAGCGGATTTGGCTAAATTGGAACAGGTTATTCGTAATGATCAGATGCCTGCGGCGAAATTTTTACATATTCACTGGGGCACTCGTCCCGATGCGGATGAAAAACAAGTCTTGTTAGACTGGATTAAACAACAACGTGAAGCGCATTTCCTACCTCAAAACACCCAGGGTGCGGATGCCGCACGTTTAGTACAACCTATTCCTGATGCGATTGCAACGGATTCTCACAAAGTCGCCTTGGGCGAGAAACTGTATTTTGACGGGCGCTTGTCCGCCGACGGTTCGATTCAATGCCATACCTGTCACCAGCTTGAGCAGGCGGGGATAGATAATTTACCGGTGTCCGAAGGGATTGAAGGTAAAAAAGGCGGCATTAACGCACCGACGGTCTTTAATGCGGCATTTAACAAATGGCAATTCTGGGACGGTCGTGCGAAGACATTAGCGGATCAAGCGGGCGGACCGCCAGTTAATCCGGTAGAAATGGGATCAAAAGATTGGGATGAAATTATTGCCCGTCTGGATCAAGACGAGACATTCAAAAAAGAATTCTTATCGGTTTTCCCGGAACTTTCACAAGCAACCGTCACCGAAGCTATCGGCGAGTTTGAAAAAACATTAATTACGCCGAACAGTGCCTTTGACCGCTATTTGAAAGGTGAACAATCCGCCTTAAACGATCAGCAAAAGCGCGGTTATGAATTATTCAAAAATGCCAAATGCGACACCTGTCATACCGGGACTGCAATGGGCGGACAATCCTTCGAATACATGGGTATTTATGACGATTATTTCAAAGCCCGCGGTACGGATTTAACGGATGCGGATAAAGGACGTTTCGCCGAAACCCAAGATCCTTACGATATGCATCGTTTCAAAGTACCGACTTTGCGTAATGTGGCGTTGACCGCACCTTATATGCACGACGCAACGGCGAAAGACCTGAAAGAAGCGGTTCGCATTATGGGACATTATCAAAGCAATAAAGATTTCTCTGATGCAGAACTCGACGATATCGTTTCTTTCTTAAATTCATTAACCGGTGAATTTAAAGGGAAATTATTAACCAATGAGAAAATGAAATAATTTTTCGAGTGCTTGTGGAAAGTTTAAGCTTTCCACAAGTTTTTTGTTTAATGTTTTAAACTAAGCCAAGTTAATCCCGCCCAACCAACCTTATTCGATTGAATTTCATCATAACATGCTTTCAAAATTCCCTCAAAAAGCACCGCACTTTTACGAGATAATCCGCAGTTTCACTCAATTTTAAGCTATAATGACGCATTGTTTTTGCTTTATTTTGAGATTGTTATGGCACAAATTGCACAAAATCCGCTTGTTTTAGTTGACGGTTCGTCTTATTTATACCGTGCGTTTCACGCGTTTCCTCCTCTGACAAATTCCCTCGGTGAGCCGACGGGCGCAATGTTCGGTGTGTTAAATATGCTGAAGAGTCTGATTACTCAGGTACAGCCGAGTCATATTGCGGTGGTTTTTGATGCTAAAGGCAAAACATTCCGGGACGAACTCTTTGAACAATATAAGTCTCACCGACCGCCGATGCCTGATGATTTACGCAAACAAATTCAGCCGTTGCACGATATTATTCGCGCTTTAGGCATTCCTCTGCTTTCTATCGAAGGGGTTGAAGCGGACGATGTCATCGGCACTCTCGCTTTACAGGCGTCAAGTGCGGGCAAAAAAGTGCTGATTTCCACCGGCGATAAAGATATGGCGCAGTTAGTGGATGACAACATTATGCTTATCAATACCATGAATAACACTTTATTAGACAGAGAAGGCGTAATTGAAAAATACGGTATTCCGCCGGAATTAATCATTGATTATTTGGCCTTGATGGGAGATAGCTCCGATAATATTCCAGGTATCAGCGGCGTAGGTGAAAAAACCGCATTAGGCTTATTACAGGGAATCGGCAGCATGGCGGAAATTTATGCCAATTTGGATAACGTTGCCGATTTGCCTATTCGCGGGGCAAAAAAATTAGGGGAAAAACTGGCGGCGGCGAAAGCCGATGCGGATCTGTCTTATGTGCTGGCGACGATTAAAACGGATGTAGAGCTGGATTTGAACCCGGAACAGCTTATTATCGGTACGGCGAATAAGGATGAATTAATAGAGTATTTTGCCCGTTATGAATTTAAACGTTGGTTAAACGAAGCCTTGAACGGCGAGAGTTCGGTAACGAAACCGCAGGAACAGGCGGTGAAAATTAATAATTATCAGGCAACGCCGGCGCTTGCTAAACAGGAAAGTGCGGTCAAAAATTCGGTAAAAATCGACCGCACTTTGTATGAAACGGTGGACAATCAAGCCAAGCTGCAACAGTGGATTGAGAAAATCCGGCAGGTAAAATTAGTTGCGGTGGATACGGAAACCAACGCTTTGGATCCGATGCTGGCGGAACTGGTCGGCATATCTTTCGCTTTAGAAAACGGCGAGGCTTGTTATATTCCGCTTGCTCATGTTCATCAGGTTGCCGCTCAGGCGGAAAATGCGCAGGGCGATTTATTTGCGGAATCGGAGCAATCGCGTGAAAGTCGTTGGGAGCCGGTTGTCGGACAGCTGAACAAAGCGGAATGCCTGTCTCAATTAAAACCCTTATTAGAAAACCCGGAAATTAAAAAAATCGGGCAGAATATTAAATACGATTTAACCATTTTTGCCAATAACGGCATTAATATGCAGGGCGTGACCTTTGATACCATGTTGGAATCCTATGTGCTGGACAGTACCGGGCGCCATAATATGGACGATTTAGCGGAACGTTATTTAGGGCATC
This window harbors:
- the artM gene encoding arginine ABC transporter permease ArtM; translated protein: MFREYFMEIARGIPTSLLLTAVALAVAFVLALFLTFLLSMENKPVKRVINIFLTLFTGTPLLVQFFLIYSGPGQFQWIVNSALWPLLSNAWFCAMFALALNSAAYSTQLFHGAVKAIPKGQWESCAALGLSRLQTLKILIPYALKRALPSYSNEIILVFKGTSLASTITIMDIMGYARQLYGTEYDAITIYGIAGVIYLVITGLMTLLLRKLEHKVLAFERLEVEKA
- a CDS encoding cytochrome c peroxidase → MKKYFLSAIAIAGLGYLSMVGYAHFFDKSQSEKLYAATEVPQQFKPVAKVMFDNGCQYCHSPSADIPGYANFPIAKQLMEQDIAQGLRSFRLDRMFEGMKDPSKLSEADLAKLEQVIRNDQMPAAKFLHIHWGTRPDADEKQVLLDWIKQQREAHFLPQNTQGADAARLVQPIPDAIATDSHKVALGEKLYFDGRLSADGSIQCHTCHQLEQAGIDNLPVSEGIEGKKGGINAPTVFNAAFNKWQFWDGRAKTLADQAGGPPVNPVEMGSKDWDEIIARLDQDETFKKEFLSVFPELSQATVTEAIGEFEKTLITPNSAFDRYLKGEQSALNDQQKRGYELFKNAKCDTCHTGTAMGGQSFEYMGIYDDYFKARGTDLTDADKGRFAETQDPYDMHRFKVPTLRNVALTAPYMHDATAKDLKEAVRIMGHYQSNKDFSDAELDDIVSFLNSLTGEFKGKLLTNEKMK
- the polA gene encoding DNA polymerase I gives rise to the protein MAQIAQNPLVLVDGSSYLYRAFHAFPPLTNSLGEPTGAMFGVLNMLKSLITQVQPSHIAVVFDAKGKTFRDELFEQYKSHRPPMPDDLRKQIQPLHDIIRALGIPLLSIEGVEADDVIGTLALQASSAGKKVLISTGDKDMAQLVDDNIMLINTMNNTLLDREGVIEKYGIPPELIIDYLALMGDSSDNIPGISGVGEKTALGLLQGIGSMAEIYANLDNVADLPIRGAKKLGEKLAAAKADADLSYVLATIKTDVELDLNPEQLIIGTANKDELIEYFARYEFKRWLNEALNGESSVTKPQEQAVKINNYQATPALAKQESAVKNSVKIDRTLYETVDNQAKLQQWIEKIRQVKLVAVDTETNALDPMLAELVGISFALENGEACYIPLAHVHQVAAQAENAQGDLFAESEQSRESRWEPVVGQLNKAECLSQLKPLLENPEIKKIGQNIKYDLTIFANNGINMQGVTFDTMLESYVLDSTGRHNMDDLAERYLGHHTIAFEDIAGKGKNQLTFDQIELKKAAEYAAEDADVTMKLHQTLWREVAQSPELVKLYQEMELPLVSVLSRIERNGVLIDSRALLAQSKEFSQKLTALENKAHELAGQHFNLASTKQLQEILFDKLGLPVLKKTPKGAPSTNEEVLEELAYEHELPKLLVEHRGLSKLKSTYTDKLPQMVNRKTGRVHTSYHQAVTATGRLSSSDPNLQNIPVRNEEGRRIRQAFIARKGFKVIAADYSQIELRIMAHLSADKGLTAAFSEGKDIHRSTAAEIFGLALENVTAEQRRSAKAINFGLIYGMSSFGLSRQLGIARGDAQRYMDLYFQRYPGVQTFMTNIREKAKSQGYVETLFGRRLYLPDIQSANAMRRKAAERVAINAPMQGTAADIIKRAMIDIDKAITDDPDILMIMQVHDELVFEVKEDKIEHYSALIKSLMENAAQLHVPLIVDVGVGDNWDEAH